The following coding sequences are from one Methanococcoides orientis window:
- a CDS encoding type II secretion system F family protein, translating to MSQETAHEGQIQEKVPDLVEEHGSLQDVEPSIETEVNSSSSLSSGSKKDSFLSGFKRKLSGGPKKDNETFEKFFEYFAILKKIPFALLGDRIKARKEKYAHLQVQLFQARVPLSYEMYVSNAIFYSVFCCIIGLILGLFLSHVVVNLIGLPDSITNLEFSTSTSWILQFKSLFVGFLITALFSAIIGGVTYVSFMLYPAFKAGERKGDIDRHLPYAVTFMYALCKGGMNIIEVFRLLARSEDTYGEVSKEIDAILREMDYFGHDLRTAISNISEVTPSERFQDLMQNLLTIIDSGGSIPRYFQDKSEQYLQKSIVDQKGFLETLALLSESYVTAFVAGPLFIIILGVMMAVMGSGSDVMVYAIIYAVLPIGSLMFVVMISIITPSESGEPDILPTTVVLDHGIPQVPSYLEPVYNEAGELIDETEEKVQERALYEGLAKSKKSLSFSDFLQNPLKPLLNNPLYTLAVTLPIAFLVILIPFLMNKGDLYTTSDIVAFIDDYIVLGLFFVIVPLAIFHEIKSHRKKSLEKNFPDFLKKLASTNETGMTLRDSITLMATSGKGSLGKEIHNIWKDIFWGMNVNDALIRFANRLRTHVIARSMTLITKANESSGDVGEVLLVAARDAASEQSMKRERSMNMMIYIVIIYIAFFVFVGVIYVISTTFLAEMANAGEKMAEAGTQAGGFLGNFDLDAYTRLFMHASLLQGLSSGLMAGAMGEGNVLSGLKHSIVMITVGYLIFTLFV from the coding sequence ATGTCTCAGGAAACAGCTCATGAAGGCCAAATCCAGGAAAAAGTTCCCGATCTTGTCGAAGAACATGGTAGTCTTCAGGATGTCGAACCTTCAATCGAAACAGAGGTAAACAGCTCCTCATCACTTTCTTCCGGGAGTAAAAAAGATTCATTCCTGAGTGGATTTAAACGAAAGTTATCCGGAGGTCCAAAAAAGGACAATGAAACTTTTGAAAAGTTCTTTGAATACTTTGCGATTTTAAAAAAGATCCCTTTTGCATTACTCGGTGATCGAATTAAGGCAAGGAAAGAAAAATATGCACATCTTCAGGTGCAACTTTTCCAGGCACGTGTTCCGCTTTCATATGAGATGTATGTTTCAAATGCGATTTTCTATTCAGTATTTTGCTGTATAATTGGCCTTATTCTTGGTCTTTTCCTCTCGCATGTTGTTGTGAATCTGATCGGTCTTCCTGATTCTATAACAAATCTGGAGTTCAGTACATCCACTTCCTGGATACTGCAATTTAAATCACTATTCGTCGGATTTTTGATAACCGCTCTTTTTTCTGCAATTATTGGAGGTGTCACCTATGTATCCTTCATGCTTTACCCCGCTTTCAAGGCAGGTGAACGTAAGGGTGACATCGACAGGCATTTGCCTTATGCTGTAACTTTCATGTATGCTCTTTGTAAGGGTGGCATGAATATCATTGAGGTATTCAGGCTATTGGCTCGTTCAGAGGATACTTATGGTGAAGTTTCAAAAGAAATAGATGCTATCCTGCGTGAGATGGATTATTTCGGACACGACCTTAGAACTGCTATCTCGAACATTAGCGAGGTAACTCCTTCAGAAAGGTTTCAGGACCTGATGCAGAACCTTCTGACCATCATTGACAGTGGTGGAAGCATTCCACGTTATTTCCAGGACAAGTCTGAACAGTACTTGCAAAAATCCATAGTGGACCAAAAAGGATTCCTGGAGACCCTGGCATTGCTGTCAGAATCTTATGTTACTGCATTCGTTGCCGGTCCTCTCTTTATCATCATACTTGGTGTTATGATGGCAGTAATGGGGTCCGGGTCGGATGTCATGGTGTATGCTATCATTTATGCTGTACTGCCGATCGGCTCACTGATGTTTGTTGTGATGATCAGTATTATCACTCCAAGTGAGAGTGGAGAACCTGATATCCTGCCTACTACGGTAGTTCTTGATCATGGTATTCCTCAGGTCCCATCATATCTTGAACCTGTATATAATGAAGCAGGTGAACTTATAGATGAGACTGAAGAAAAGGTTCAGGAGAGAGCATTGTATGAGGGTCTTGCAAAGTCAAAAAAATCATTATCATTTAGTGATTTCTTGCAGAATCCTCTCAAACCGCTGTTAAATAACCCTCTTTATACCCTTGCTGTTACATTACCAATTGCATTTCTGGTTATTTTGATCCCGTTCTTGATGAACAAAGGAGATCTGTATACAACATCCGATATCGTCGCTTTTATTGATGATTATATTGTGCTTGGTCTTTTCTTTGTGATAGTGCCTCTTGCTATTTTCCATGAGATTAAATCTCATAGGAAGAAAAGTCTTGAGAAAAATTTCCCGGATTTCTTAAAAAAGCTTGCAAGCACTAACGAGACTGGAATGACCCTTCGTGATTCCATAACACTGATGGCAACTTCAGGTAAAGGAAGCCTTGGCAAAGAGATCCACAATATCTGGAAGGACATCTTCTGGGGAATGAATGTAAATGATGCTCTCATAAGGTTTGCCAACAGGCTTCGGACTCATGTTATAGCGCGTTCTATGACCCTTATTACAAAAGCCAATGAATCAAGTGGTGATGTGGGTGAAGTACTTCTGGTAGCAGCACGCGATGCGGCATCAGAACAGTCTATGAAACGTGAGCGTTCGATGAACATGATGATCTACATAGTGATCATTTATATTGCGTTCTTTGTGTTCGTTGGTGTCATCTATGTTATTTCCACGACCTTCCTGGCAGAGATGGCAAATGCTGGTGAAAAGATGGCTGAAGCAGGAACCCAGGCTGGAGGATTCCTTGGTAATTTCGACCTTGATGCATACACTCGTTTATTCATGCATGCTTCCCTTCTTCAGGGATTAAGCTCCGGGCTTATGGCAGGGGCAATGGGCGAAGGTAATGTACTTTCAGGACTGAAACACTCAATAGTCATGATCACTGTCGGTTATCTTATATTCACCCTGTTCGTATGA
- a CDS encoding asparagine synthase-related protein, protein MGRIAGYFNTGNKGIDSSAIFREMEIRRHYDALIYTKDEVLVFPSGSEIPDISSNGSMITFFDPAMTSSTTSSMIDLSSPVKDVITICDVDLYNREDLSENYEKAVTDAISNDADLLALFIHNLLKKAYNDKLNELDILSFLDTSLRQLRGVYAFACKVDGKVYLGRDLIGVKPLWYDLSSGLAFASEKKFLENAGYMDIKELSPRQLLCYDLEENTIMLHGREFLSEPVEVGGSEDDVRDELLKLLMDAVSVRVPDEDFGVMFSAGIDSTILASICKDVAEAKGVSVTCYSVGLSGDTSSPDIICAKKIAGELGLNLKVHEIDLDKVEEYLKVVVPLIEDASVPKTGVAITMYAASVAAKKDGVNVLFAGAGADELFAGYNRYKHSGSINQDCLKDILEMHEVNTYRDDTVASFTGITLRLPYLDEKFVEYSLSIPEKFKMSDGMNKVVLRRVGEELGIPDMITKRSKKAAQYGSRFDKALAKLSKKAGFSNKTDYINSFEGE, encoded by the coding sequence ATGGGCAGGATAGCAGGTTATTTTAACACAGGAAATAAAGGGATCGATTCCAGTGCTATTTTCAGGGAGATGGAAATACGCAGACACTATGATGCTCTCATCTACACAAAAGATGAAGTCCTTGTTTTCCCATCCGGATCGGAGATCCCGGATATCTCTTCTAATGGCTCCATGATAACTTTCTTTGACCCTGCAATGACTTCCTCGACTACTTCCTCAATGATAGATCTTTCATCACCTGTGAAGGATGTTATAACTATTTGTGATGTTGATCTTTATAATCGGGAAGATCTATCTGAAAATTATGAAAAGGCTGTTACTGATGCTATCAGTAATGATGCTGATCTTCTTGCTCTGTTCATTCATAATTTGCTTAAAAAAGCATATAATGATAAATTAAATGAATTGGATATCCTATCTTTTCTTGACACATCACTTCGTCAGCTACGTGGTGTTTATGCATTTGCCTGTAAGGTAGATGGGAAAGTCTATCTCGGCAGGGATCTCATAGGTGTCAAGCCTCTTTGGTATGATCTTTCCAGTGGGCTTGCTTTTGCCTCTGAGAAAAAATTCCTTGAAAATGCAGGTTACATGGATATAAAGGAACTTTCTCCCCGGCAATTATTATGCTATGATCTCGAGGAAAACACAATTATGCTGCATGGTCGTGAATTCCTTTCCGAGCCAGTTGAGGTTGGGGGATCGGAGGATGATGTTCGCGACGAATTACTAAAATTACTGATGGATGCAGTTTCAGTACGCGTTCCTGATGAGGACTTTGGTGTTATGTTCTCGGCAGGGATCGATTCTACTATCCTGGCTTCCATCTGCAAGGATGTCGCCGAAGCAAAGGGTGTTTCTGTGACCTGTTATTCTGTTGGACTCTCCGGTGATACTTCCTCACCGGATATTATCTGTGCTAAAAAGATAGCCGGAGAACTTGGACTTAATCTGAAGGTTCATGAGATTGACCTTGACAAAGTTGAAGAATACCTTAAGGTGGTCGTACCTCTGATCGAGGATGCCAGTGTCCCAAAGACAGGTGTTGCCATTACAATGTATGCTGCGAGTGTTGCAGCGAAGAAGGATGGTGTCAATGTCCTTTTTGCAGGTGCCGGCGCAGATGAGCTCTTTGCTGGATACAACCGTTACAAGCACTCCGGGAGCATTAATCAGGATTGCTTGAAAGACATCCTTGAGATGCATGAGGTTAATACATACAGGGATGACACTGTTGCTTCGTTTACAGGAATAACCCTGCGTCTTCCATATCTTGATGAGAAGTTCGTAGAGTATTCCCTGTCTATCCCGGAAAAGTTCAAGATGTCTGATGGCATGAACAAAGTGGTTCTACGCAGGGTAGGCGAGGAACTAGGTATTCCGGATATGATCACAAAGCGCAGCAAGAAGGCTGCTCAATATGGAAGCCGCTTTGATAAAGCGTTGGCAAAATTGTCAAAGAAAGCAGGTTTTAGCAACAAGACCGATTATATCAATAGTTTTGAAGGAGAATGA
- a CDS encoding tetratricopeptide repeat protein — translation MEEKERTIEALFNLGFHAEYPEEKVEYYSAILESDSRNPHLWNEEALALVWTNTGIAYCDLSEYKKAVYCFEKALELDPRNPDIWYNKGIAHSYLGYHKESIESYTKALEINPKYDNAWINKGMLHDILGEYHEAIRSYEKVHVTMELDPKYALTWNKKGVAYSHLGKYEEAITCFAKVLNVDPEYEDAKNNMANAMNKLKNVTEHGL, via the coding sequence ATGGAAGAGAAGGAAAGAACAATAGAAGCACTGTTCAATCTTGGCTTCCATGCAGAATATCCGGAAGAAAAAGTAGAGTACTATTCTGCAATTCTTGAATCTGATTCCAGAAATCCTCATTTGTGGAATGAAGAAGCTTTGGCACTTGTGTGGACAAACACAGGGATCGCTTACTGTGACCTCAGCGAATATAAGAAAGCTGTTTACTGTTTTGAAAAAGCATTAGAACTTGATCCCCGTAATCCAGATATATGGTACAACAAAGGAATTGCACATTCCTACCTCGGTTACCATAAGGAATCGATCGAATCCTATACAAAAGCCCTCGAGATCAACCCTAAATACGATAATGCATGGATAAACAAAGGAATGCTCCATGATATATTGGGAGAGTATCATGAAGCCATCAGAAGCTATGAGAAGGTCCATGTTACAATGGAACTTGATCCAAAATATGCCCTTACATGGAATAAGAAAGGCGTTGCATATTCCCACCTTGGCAAATATGAGGAAGCTATCACCTGCTTTGCAAAAGTTCTCAACGTGGACCCGGAATATGAAGATGCAAAGAACAATATGGCGAATGCAATGAATAAGCTCAAGAACGTTACTGAGCACGGTTTATAA
- the purS gene encoding phosphoribosylformylglycinamidine synthase subunit PurS produces MQYRAEVTIELKPGMLDPEGTTIKRALEHLGYHTNELRTSKRYIIDLEEESAERAEKKVDEMCQKLIANPIIHNYTIDMREA; encoded by the coding sequence ATGCAATATCGTGCAGAAGTAACAATCGAGCTTAAACCGGGAATGCTCGACCCGGAAGGTACCACCATCAAAAGGGCATTGGAACACCTTGGATACCACACAAACGAACTGAGGACATCAAAGAGATACATCATTGACCTTGAGGAAGAATCCGCTGAAAGGGCAGAGAAGAAGGTCGATGAGATGTGCCAGAAGCTTATCGCAAACCCGATCATCCACAATTATACCATAGACATGAGGGAAGCTTAA
- a CDS encoding CDP-alcohol phosphatidyltransferase family protein: MPLAKNIPISPNILTIIGLLISGIAALEFAIGELIMGAAFIMLSGIFDVLDGAVARASGNITPFGGVLDSVCDRYADAIIFAGIIYGSVNGSIHQATLLQAPLWLWCVLALIGSYMVSYTRARAEAAGSTSMNVGIAERSERLIILVLGAITGYILIAVAIIAVLAHFTLVQRIWNAKQTL, encoded by the coding sequence TTGCCGCTTGCAAAGAACATTCCGATCTCGCCAAATATCCTAACCATCATAGGACTGCTCATCAGTGGCATTGCAGCCCTTGAGTTTGCCATCGGCGAACTTATCATGGGTGCGGCCTTCATTATGCTAAGTGGTATCTTTGATGTTCTTGATGGCGCAGTTGCAAGGGCTTCAGGCAACATAACACCATTTGGAGGCGTATTGGACTCGGTATGTGATAGATATGCAGACGCTATCATTTTTGCAGGCATCATTTATGGCTCCGTTAATGGAAGCATCCATCAGGCCACCTTGCTGCAGGCACCATTGTGGCTATGGTGCGTTCTCGCATTGATCGGCTCGTACATGGTCAGTTACACACGCGCAAGAGCAGAGGCCGCAGGATCCACTTCGATGAACGTGGGAATTGCAGAGAGGTCTGAAAGACTTATTATACTCGTACTGGGTGCTATCACAGGATATATTTTAATTGCAGTAGCCATTATAGCAGTACTTGCACACTTCACTCTTGTACAAAGAATATGGAATGCAAAACAAACATTGTAA
- the purQ gene encoding phosphoribosylformylglycinamidine synthase subunit PurQ, with protein sequence MTIAIIEFGGSNCNLDVLHVLEDVVGVDAERVWYKETDLDRFEGAIIPGGFSYGDYLRSGAIASRTPIINSVKKMADEGKPIMGICNGFQILTESGLLNGALMTNKYPKFRCEWTNLRVETTDSPFTSAFKEGEVIRIPIAHMDGNFYADEATLSAMEDEKLVTFRYVDKEGRVTDEVNPNGSQENIAGILNGKRNVMGLMPHPERAAESILGSNDGIRMFQSMVEYINNR encoded by the coding sequence ATGACAATAGCCATCATTGAGTTTGGTGGAAGTAATTGTAATCTTGATGTTCTGCACGTACTGGAAGATGTTGTTGGTGTAGATGCAGAACGTGTATGGTACAAGGAAACAGACCTTGACAGGTTCGAAGGTGCGATTATCCCCGGAGGATTCTCTTACGGTGACTACCTGCGCTCAGGCGCTATCGCATCACGCACACCCATCATCAATTCCGTAAAAAAGATGGCAGATGAGGGTAAGCCTATCATGGGAATTTGCAACGGTTTCCAGATACTGACCGAATCAGGACTCCTCAATGGTGCCCTGATGACCAACAAATATCCGAAATTCAGATGCGAATGGACAAATCTGCGAGTTGAGACCACAGACTCACCATTTACTTCCGCTTTCAAGGAAGGAGAGGTCATCCGCATACCCATCGCTCATATGGATGGTAACTTCTATGCTGATGAAGCAACCCTTTCAGCCATGGAAGATGAAAAGCTTGTAACCTTCAGGTATGTTGACAAAGAAGGCCGTGTGACCGATGAGGTAAACCCTAACGGTTCACAGGAGAACATTGCAGGCATACTGAACGGAAAAAGGAATGTAATGGGTCTTATGCCTCATCCGGAAAGAGCAGCTGAATCAATCCTCGGCTCCAATGATGGCATCAGGATGTTCCAGTCAATGGTGGAGTATATTAACAACAGGTAA
- the pheT gene encoding phenylalanine--tRNA ligase subunit beta, with amino-acid sequence MPIITLQYEDLESLTRSDKDTIIDRVPMIGADIERIEKESIDIEFFPDRPDLYSVEGVARAMRGFMNIETGLCHYDVTPSDITIELDDQIGNVRPVLGCAVVRGINFTSSSIKSLMDLQESLHWGLGRNRKKVSIGVHDMASITPPFKYQAVDPDYKFVPLDFTEPMTMDEILAEHPKGVRFADILEGMEKYPLITDSKENVLSFPPIINGTLTRVEESTTDLFIDVTGLGDAVYTALNIVVTALAERGGEVESVKITYPDGTEKITPDMTARDLKLPRSEIDSLIGVELTNEEIINELERMGFGASLSDDGENFDIMVPSYRADILHNFDVIEDIAIGYGFDKIQSKFPKNATIGSAHPISLTRGAMREIMVSLGYSEVMPFTLTSQKVHFEWMGREETDDVTFVLHPISEDQTMVRTTILPNLIEIFSLNQHHELPQRIFEVGEVVVNAKNRLHLSAASIHAQANFTEIREVLDAVMRERDIQYEVTESTDPAFIEGRRADIIVDGKKVGVMGELYPGVIVNFGLGQPIVAFEIDMTE; translated from the coding sequence ATGCCAATAATTACCTTACAATATGAGGATCTGGAATCACTCACACGTTCAGACAAGGACACGATCATTGACCGCGTACCAATGATAGGTGCAGACATCGAACGTATCGAAAAAGAATCCATAGACATTGAGTTCTTCCCTGACCGCCCTGACCTTTACAGTGTGGAAGGAGTGGCAAGAGCCATGCGCGGATTTATGAACATCGAAACCGGGCTTTGTCATTATGACGTAACACCATCAGACATTACGATAGAGCTTGATGATCAGATCGGGAATGTCCGCCCGGTACTTGGCTGTGCGGTTGTAAGGGGAATAAACTTCACATCCAGCTCCATTAAATCCCTGATGGACCTCCAGGAATCCCTACACTGGGGACTTGGAAGGAACAGGAAGAAAGTTTCCATCGGCGTTCACGACATGGCAAGTATCACCCCGCCATTCAAATATCAGGCTGTTGACCCGGATTATAAATTCGTACCTCTTGACTTTACAGAACCAATGACAATGGATGAGATCCTTGCGGAACATCCAAAGGGAGTACGCTTTGCCGACATCCTTGAAGGAATGGAAAAATATCCATTGATAACTGATTCAAAGGAAAATGTACTTTCATTCCCTCCAATCATCAATGGAACGCTTACAAGAGTAGAAGAAAGCACTACTGACCTGTTCATTGATGTGACCGGTCTGGGAGATGCTGTTTACACTGCACTTAACATCGTAGTGACCGCACTTGCAGAGAGGGGGGGCGAGGTCGAATCGGTGAAGATCACCTATCCGGATGGAACTGAAAAGATAACTCCTGACATGACAGCTCGCGATCTCAAACTTCCAAGATCAGAGATCGATTCACTAATAGGCGTGGAACTTACTAATGAGGAGATCATCAACGAGCTGGAAAGAATGGGATTCGGTGCAAGCCTTTCTGATGACGGAGAGAACTTCGACATCATGGTCCCTTCCTACAGGGCAGATATATTGCACAATTTTGACGTGATCGAGGATATTGCCATCGGATATGGCTTTGACAAGATCCAGAGCAAATTTCCAAAGAATGCCACCATAGGAAGCGCACATCCAATATCCCTTACTAGAGGAGCAATGCGTGAGATAATGGTAAGCCTGGGATATTCAGAGGTCATGCCTTTTACACTCACCAGCCAGAAAGTACACTTTGAGTGGATGGGACGTGAAGAGACAGATGATGTTACGTTCGTGCTTCACCCTATAAGCGAAGACCAGACAATGGTCCGCACAACCATATTACCAAATCTCATAGAAATATTCTCCCTGAACCAGCACCATGAGCTCCCCCAGCGCATCTTTGAGGTCGGAGAAGTTGTTGTGAATGCAAAGAACAGGCTTCACCTTTCAGCTGCCTCGATCCATGCGCAGGCAAACTTCACTGAGATCAGGGAAGTCCTGGACGCTGTGATGAGGGAGAGGGATATTCAATACGAGGTAACCGAATCAACAGATCCTGCATTTATCGAAGGCAGACGTGCTGACATCATTGTCGATGGTAAGAAGGTTGGTGTAATGGGAGAACTCTATCCAGGAGTTATTGTCAACTTTGGCCTTGGCCAGCCGATCGTTGCTTTTGA
- a CDS encoding type II/IV secretion system ATPase subunit — MAKKAEDNLNGDKLNGIEDADHKTVEGKDSGEANEGEDLSDTLSEFHNSNEINEEDLEAVILTPRSRSRNSFVNPPGRNSFDNGDEDLNVLLPRSENFARPEKEFRSNLEDWRPKNGYPEGFEPVSIDPEEFELSAGRQQSATETVPKMHIELTEEGSGDNEIPEGFHLAGEPVGKESNDPEEPVPELSDAFGKSGVENIDAERGVSADDLQEELISADDEESFSAEKIGFKEKIKNLFRRENEEVEPYDPEVHDILSEFTGVEDYEEVERYWISEPYVFIVILYNEDRNDHIYYVVEPSLSDFEQVFLTEIKDRLHNELLVEDIDETEDKEKVLEKEIREIIKDYAIEITPAMLEKVFYYIKRDFIKFGKIDPLMNDSSIEDVSGNGHSKPIFLYHRAYQNIATNIIFEEKELDSFIIQLAQKSGKHISVADPMVDATMPDGSRIQMTLGVSVTTHGSTFTIRKFSEDPITPVDLLKWGTFSPECMAYLWLCIENNKSLIYAGGTASGKTSSLNAVSLFIPEKAKIISLEDTRELKLPHPNWIPGMTRDSFTADDRGSVDMYDLLKAALRQRPEYLLVGEVRGKEALTLFQAMSTGHTTFSTMHADSVPSAIHRLENPPISVPRNMIQALDIMCIQAQTYSMGKRVRRNLKVVEIIDIDPNTRNVRTNDVFVWDSSTDAFHRTGDSKALMDIRMRRGWGAMDVNRELANRQRILEYMVDNEIEDFKQISGIINAYQSTPDKILKELDML; from the coding sequence ATGGCAAAAAAGGCAGAAGATAATCTGAATGGCGACAAGTTGAATGGCATTGAAGATGCTGATCATAAAACTGTCGAAGGAAAAGACTCTGGTGAGGCTAATGAAGGTGAGGATCTTAGCGACACACTATCTGAATTTCACAATAGTAATGAAATTAATGAAGAAGACCTTGAAGCAGTTATTCTAACACCAAGAAGCAGATCAAGAAATAGCTTTGTTAATCCTCCTGGAAGGAACAGTTTTGATAATGGTGATGAGGATCTTAATGTCCTTCTGCCAAGGTCAGAGAACTTTGCCCGTCCAGAGAAAGAATTCAGGTCCAACCTGGAGGACTGGAGGCCGAAGAATGGCTATCCTGAGGGGTTTGAACCTGTTAGCATTGACCCGGAAGAATTCGAATTATCTGCAGGCAGGCAGCAAAGTGCGACAGAAACTGTCCCGAAAATGCACATTGAGCTTACAGAAGAGGGCAGTGGGGATAATGAGATCCCGGAGGGTTTTCATCTTGCCGGAGAACCGGTAGGTAAAGAGAGTAATGATCCGGAAGAACCAGTTCCGGAACTTTCAGATGCTTTCGGAAAAAGTGGGGTCGAAAACATTGATGCCGAAAGAGGTGTTTCTGCCGACGATCTTCAGGAAGAACTTATCTCTGCAGATGACGAGGAATCCTTTTCCGCTGAAAAGATCGGCTTTAAGGAAAAAATAAAGAATCTCTTCAGAAGAGAAAATGAAGAGGTAGAACCCTATGATCCGGAAGTCCATGACATCCTTTCAGAATTTACAGGTGTCGAAGACTATGAGGAAGTAGAACGTTACTGGATCTCGGAACCGTATGTTTTTATTGTAATTCTTTACAATGAGGATCGAAATGATCATATTTATTATGTGGTCGAGCCGTCACTGTCTGACTTTGAGCAGGTATTCCTGACCGAAATAAAGGATCGTCTTCATAATGAGCTTCTGGTAGAAGATATTGATGAAACTGAAGACAAGGAAAAAGTGCTTGAAAAAGAGATCCGTGAAATCATCAAGGACTATGCTATCGAAATAACTCCTGCAATGCTTGAGAAGGTATTTTATTACATTAAGCGTGATTTCATCAAATTCGGTAAGATCGATCCATTGATGAATGATAGTTCAATAGAAGATGTTTCCGGGAATGGTCACAGTAAGCCAATCTTCCTTTATCACCGTGCTTATCAGAATATTGCTACTAACATTATTTTTGAGGAAAAAGAACTTGATTCTTTCATTATCCAGCTTGCACAGAAGAGTGGTAAGCATATCTCAGTGGCAGATCCGATGGTAGATGCCACTATGCCGGATGGTTCAAGGATACAGATGACACTTGGTGTCAGTGTTACAACCCATGGTAGTACATTTACTATCAGGAAGTTCAGCGAGGATCCTATCACTCCGGTAGACCTCCTGAAGTGGGGAACATTCTCTCCGGAATGTATGGCATATCTTTGGTTATGCATTGAGAATAACAAGAGCCTGATCTATGCCGGTGGTACTGCATCCGGTAAGACTTCTTCACTGAATGCTGTATCTCTGTTTATCCCTGAAAAAGCTAAGATAATAAGTCTTGAAGATACAAGGGAATTGAAATTGCCTCATCCAAATTGGATCCCTGGTATGACCAGAGATTCCTTCACCGCGGATGATCGTGGTTCTGTAGATATGTATGATCTTCTAAAGGCTGCATTACGTCAGCGTCCGGAATATCTCCTTGTCGGAGAAGTTCGTGGTAAAGAAGCTCTGACACTTTTCCAGGCAATGTCCACAGGACATACCACTTTCTCTACAATGCATGCAGATTCAGTTCCATCTGCTATCCACAGGCTTGAGAACCCGCCTATAAGTGTGCCGCGTAATATGATACAGGCGCTGGATATTATGTGTATTCAGGCACAGACCTATTCCATGGGCAAGCGTGTCAGAAGAAATCTGAAAGTTGTAGAGATCATTGATATTGATCCAAATACACGAAATGTCAGGACCAATGATGTTTTCGTGTGGGATTCTTCGACCGATGCCTTCCACAGGACAGGTGATTCAAAAGCTTTGATGGATATTCGTATGAGGAGAGGTTGGGGTGCAATGGATGTCAACAGGGAATTGGCAAACCGGCAGCGTATACTGGAATATATGGTAGATAATGAAATTGAGGACTTTAAGCAGATCTCTGGTATTATTAATGCTTATCAATCCACACCGGATAAAATTTTGAAGGAACTTGATATGCTATAA
- the rnhB gene encoding ribonuclease HII: MKIVGIDEAGKGPVIGPMCIGGVRIDKSKINALKNLGVADSKKLSPKKRVHLASQIKKYADDYYVFEVSPDQIDELRKLMTMNEIMVLGFGNVIENLSGDEIYVDAADVKEERFGKRLLENYLKNHPDITVPKIVSKHGADDLFPIVSAASIIAKVRRDELIEELKKDIGVDFGSGYPSDPKTKKFLKDWYDEHGSLPDIVRHSWKTAQNIVEK, translated from the coding sequence ATGAAGATAGTGGGAATTGATGAAGCTGGAAAAGGTCCTGTAATAGGTCCGATGTGTATTGGTGGTGTGAGAATTGATAAGAGTAAAATTAATGCTCTTAAGAATCTCGGGGTTGCCGATTCTAAGAAACTGTCGCCAAAAAAGAGAGTGCATCTCGCGTCCCAGATCAAGAAATATGCAGATGACTATTATGTTTTTGAAGTTTCCCCTGACCAGATAGATGAGCTTCGCAAACTTATGACCATGAACGAGATCATGGTGCTTGGTTTTGGAAATGTGATCGAGAATCTTTCGGGTGACGAGATCTATGTGGATGCAGCGGATGTAAAAGAGGAACGCTTTGGTAAACGTCTTCTTGAGAATTATTTGAAAAATCATCCTGACATAACGGTTCCGAAAATAGTTTCAAAACATGGTGCAGATGATCTTTTCCCTATAGTATCTGCAGCATCCATTATAGCGAAGGTCAGGCGTGATGAACTTATTGAGGAGCTCAAAAAAGATATTGGTGTGGATTTTGGAAGCGGATATCCCTCTGATCCAAAGACCAAGAAGTTCCTGAAGGATTGGTATGATGAGCACGGTTCACTGCCGGATATCGTCAGGCATTCCTGGAAGACTGCACAGAACATCGTTGAAAAGTAA